Sequence from the Helianthus annuus cultivar XRQ/B chromosome 13, HanXRQr2.0-SUNRISE, whole genome shotgun sequence genome:
GAAGCCTATCTACCGTACTTCGACCAATCACTTGCCTTGAATATAGCTCTCTTAACACTAAAGCCGCCAGCTCCCTTTCACCTTCATGCGCAATCCCTTCAACGATAATCGTATAAGTCGTCTCGTTCGGCATATACTCTTTCTCTATCATCATATCGTAAATCTCCAAAGACAAATCCGTCCTCTGAGATTTGCATAGCCCGAGTATAAGCGCGTTAAAATTGTCGATATCCGCCCTGCAATTACTTTCTTCAATGATGCTAAACACCTCCATTGCTTCATGTAACAAACCCTCCAAGCACAACCCTCTAATCAACGACGAGTAAGTATACGAATCGGGTGTAAACCCGTATCTCGTCATTTCATAAAGAAGCTGAAACGCAGGGAAAGTATTCCCTTTTCGACACAATCCCGATATCACGTTCTTGTAAAAGTCATGATTCGACGAGTTTTGTTTACTGCTTAAACTGTTAATGATCGAAAAACCTTCTTGTACCATACCCACTTTACATAGCCCCGCAATCGCGTTATAAGTTCCCTCGTTTGGACTACAACCGCGATACGTCATCAAATCGAGACACCTCATTACATCTTCCACCTTCTTTTCCTCACAAAGACGCGCAATGATCGGATTGTACGTAGCCGCAATCGGCTTGAACTCTCCCTTAGACATTTCATTAAGAACCTTGAGCGCGTTATCCGTTCTACCGTGAAAAGCCAACGAACTGATCAATATATTATACGTAACCAACGACGGTGACAACTGCGCTTCCACCATTTCAGCCAAAAGCCCGTTCGCCTCATCCCACCGCCCTTCACGACACAAACTTCTCAACAAAATGTTATACGTCACAACATTCGGCGCAAACCCTTTCGACGGTAACTCCCGAAAAAACGACAATGCCTCATCGGTCCGATTCTCCTTACACAACCCGGTCAACAAAACATTATAACTCACCAAATTCGGCTCACCGCCTTTCGCCACAATATTATCCAAAAGCCGCATCGCCTCATCCACCCCTCGCTCCTTATACGCAGCCTCCAACAATATCGAATAAGTAAACGCGTTAGGCACCAACCCTTTCCCAACCAACTTATCGATAAACAACAACGTCTGATTCAAATTCCCGAGCATACACAACCCTCTAACCAACGAATTATACGTAACAGTATGCGTCGGATACCCATGATCCTCCATCTTCTCAACCAACTGCATAGCATGCCCAACATTCCCTCTCTTACACAACTGACTCACCAAAAAGTTATACGAAGCCGCATCCGGGACCCCACCCGAATCGACTATCATTTCCATAACCTTAGTTGCTTTTCGGAGGCGTTTCGATTTACATAAATCGTATAATAACTGTGTAGCTTGGTAGACATCAGGTTTATGACCTTTTCCAAACATGTATTCTAAGTACAAAAAAGCATCATTTATTCTATAATCTTTGGTTTTAGAGTCTGTTTTACCTGATCTCCAATTAGGTAGTGTGAACACTGATTCTTTTGAAGCTAATGCTGCTGTTTGTGTTGATGCTAAGGATGTTAAGTTTAATAAAACCCTAGAAAACCTGAATTTGGCGGGAAAGTGGTGAAATTGGGGGAGAATTTGAGGGTTTTTGGAGTGGTTTGTTATTGGGGGTGTTGAATTTAGTAGAATTGCCATGAATGATGTTGGATTTGAATGGAAATTGTGGATTTTGGTGCATAAATGATGTGGTTTTGAAGTGAATTGTGggtttgaagatgaagatgaatatTAATAGGAGATGAAGATGAACGTACGagatgaagttagggtttgatgaagaagaagaagaagaagaaggtggaTGCTACTGGGTTGAGTTGTGTACACGATGAGGGTGCTGTGAAAAATCTTATCGTTGAGAGGGTGAGAATCAGACTGACTTTAGAAAAAGATATTTAAACAAAAGAATAATTTAAAGTTTGCACCCTTGGATTTTATCTAAAACAACTCTGCCCCTCACACTTTTGGATTTACCCGGTTTTTACGTCCAAACTAGCCGTTGCAGCGACGAAACAAAAAAAATAACTCGATTCTATACCGtttaatgaaaacgtattatatttgatctgacttattttcaaacaaaattgaaatcaaaacgtaaaacaattgaaaatgtacataaaaataaaaatgaaaacgtattatatttggcTTGAAtcatttctgaaaaaaaaaattattacgTTATAACGTAAATCAATTTGAAATTATatcgacacgtacataaaaaatAACCACATAAGAAAATAGTgtattttaagtttaaaatgcTAAACTTGAAACTTTAAAAAACTCGAGGGGTCAAAGACTCAAAATaacattttacaaagtttttaaaAAGTTCAGAAGAAGTGTCATAAAAGTTATAAAAGTTGAGGGGATGAGGTAAAAAAACAAAGGACAAAAGgccaaataaaaaaatacaacGGTAATTAGAATTaaaactgtgacaactggcacaaaaccggtaatttccgtactattttaataattatttatttctTGCAATTATGTGTTTAAACGTCAACATTATATGCTTGTTTGCTTTACatatgaattcatgcatgtttcaTACTTCAACTATCGCATTGTGCATTACATTAAGCGTTGCGTCGAAacgactagtaaactcaccggatAGATAAGCTGTGACAACACAGCTTCAGCATGTAGTAGATTTAGGGCCTAGATGTAGGTCCAGAATCAAAAATACATTAAATATACTTAACTTCACATTTAACTTTCTAAATTACATTTTCTACCCACAACTTCTAAATTTTTACAAATCCCATGCCATAACCGGCCCCAAGGGTGGCCCCACACCCTTTCCCATTAAAATATTCATATGTGTGCAAGATATTGGGCATGAAAACTTATGGTTAATAGGATTATAACAACCCTCTTAAAACCTCCTTAAAACGACCCTAAAAGTTCCTAATATACCCTGTATATGAGAAACGACCCTAAAATacctttatatttataaaaatcaaataaaaacaaagaaataccacctctcgcggggcgcgaccccCTTGGGTTTGCGAGTAGCGACAGGCCGCGACCCAGTGACACCAGGCGGCACCCTTTTGCGCCACGTGTCCTGTGCGTGTTGGGTCTAGTGGGTTGAGTCGACAAGGCTAGAGCCTAGCCTACtagcctcgcgggccgcgaaggggATATGAATgggcgtcgcggggcgcgagccaCCTCTCGTCATCCCTATAAAAGGAGGCCGATGCCTCATTCAATCGTCgctcaatttcttttctttctctgaATTATAGTGCGAAATTTACGGGAATAATACCCCCTAAAAAAGCGAAACCCTGCcttgttgtaagtattataacccccgatcACGTATTTGTTACCCTatccgattgatctagggctccgtaacgcatgtcaaggctctgcctgactcagttcgttggagttctgtctcgtgttgtatggctaatgtgatttgggttatcttactaacacgtgtgcattgtttaacttttaatagataataaccaggagaatcaTCAGGAAGCTATTATATATTCTAAGTCAGCAATGCGAgttcattctcttttctcaccatttGTGAGCCAGTGTTTCAAAtattttacaaaaccctaaatatttaTCAAAATACTTACAATGATTGAgtttttgtaattctacaattatcatcagtatgtggggttttgtatacattacttggtACTCGCTACTATTGCGAATAGTAGCATGACCGCAAGCACGGGGGACAAAAGTTGCCCAGTAGCAATGCTGTATTGAATAATTGGATAGATACAAACATTGTAAATCTTAATGTTGTAAAGttataaaactgttttgattaaactggaatGCACTCGCCAGTCTTTTTAAAACGCGtccaggtaacttaatgtgaagctaatagaagTTAGCTAGAGAGAAGTGAAGACTTAAAgatgtggctataaaagttacctaaataaaaaggatatctgttttcaataaattagggtttatccctacaaatgtattgtaatggaaaacttgggttttatcccatctacttattatatataaaaagtttggtgttttaactctCATAAATATTTTCTAACGACGGTCATGACGTCTCATTTTcgttgccaaattaataaacactgataccaccgGCTCTGTattggctcgcggccgcccgtttccggggcaggggtcgggggctTTAGCAAAAGAGAAGATGATTTAGTAGGGGAGCGCATGAGAGGAGGAATATTTCAGAAAGTATAATATCAAAGTCAAGATCTCCCATGACagtaactaataataataataataataataataataataataataataataacaataataataataataataataaaaagtagtaataataataataataataataataataataataataataataataataataacaacaatcaaACACGAACTTGTTAAATATGTGTTATGTTTTCGTTTTCGTGTCTAAAATTGCTAAACCTAATAAAAAGTTTAAAGTGTAACAAAAGATAGAAAAGTAAAATAATCATATAAAATGTACCTTTTATTTGAATGACAAATTAACATACTTTTAAATACTTATATGAATAGAGGGGTGATATGTATCACCACACCATGTCTATAAGAGACATATATGAAAAACAACAACATAGCTAATGAAAAAGATATATTTTTATGTGTGTATacacacacatgtatatatatttttattatttttttctttaatcAAATAACTAGATAAATGATCATATACAAGAGCCATAATTCGTATCAAGTGTTAAAGTGTAACAAAAGATAGAAAAGTAAAATAATCATAATGACAAATTAATATACTTTTAAATACTTATATGAATAGAGGGGTGATATGTATCACCACACCATGTCTATAAGAGACATATATGAAAAACAACAACATAGCTAATGAAAAAGATATATTTTTATGTGTGTATacacacacatgtatatatatatttttattattttttttctttaatcaaATAACTAGATAAATGATCATATACAAGAGCCATAATTCGTACCAAGTGTAGGAGCAAGTTTTGGCCTTTGATCAAGCAAATCTAATTGTTAAGGTTGAGTGGTACCAAAATATATAAACCATATAAGAAAAAATAAGTGAAACAAGTGGGGAAGGACAAAATAGTAAGATCCCATATTGGTGACTCATAAACTCATTTTCTTACGATTTGCAAAAgaccataactttttcatacgataatattttttttttaaattataccaTATTAACGaacatttcattctctttaatttgagtaggCTATTGCTATCGTTTTcttaatttttgaaattttttattttacaacCTATAAAGTTACGTGATTATGTTCTGGTACATAATTATGTAACATGTATTATTCATAAAACAAGTGTAACGTTATGAAATaagtgtaacgttacgtgattatgtaTTAACACGTAATTACGTAACAATAGTTGAATATGTACCATTACTACGTGATTACTTGAAAACTCACTAACTGATTACTTACTAACCATAActgtaataaaaaaaacaaacatataatATATAGGCTAATATTTTAGGTCTAATAATGAATTAAGTATGAATGCAATACAAACATTAACCCTATCAACCTATAATTGTCGTATATTACAAATTTAATCATGTAATAATGCATAAACACTTAAGTTTCATTATTGGtttatattgaatgtgtaatcacgtattctctaaaaaattaaaaattaagaaaacTATAACAATAACCTACTCAAATATAGAAAAATTACTCTCTTATACAGTAACCAATCTCTAGATAACTATGGTACAAGGCCAtcgatatcatgtgatgataaaGTATCTCTTGTACCTTAGAGGTAGAGAGTTGAAAGACACCTCCATATTTTTCGACTTTTAGTAATTAgttttttctttttaataaagTTTTATTGTTGTCACTTTTTCCCTACGTTTTATGTAAAGTTTATACAATATCTCATTGTCACTCTCTATTGTATATTACGTGTCGATATAAGTTTGAGTTCGAACACAAAACTTTGTTTGATTGTCATAAAtaaataagagtaaaatgccaaaatggtcCTTGAGTTTATATCACTTTTGCCAACTGGATGGAAATGACAACATAAATAAAACCTTAGGGACCCAGAtacaaaaaaatttatttttgaatTGAAATGACAAAAGTAACCTAAACTCAGGGATCATTTTAACATTttaatcataaataaataaataaataaataaatatggaggttgtttgggttagcttattttggaagaaattataacttattgacttataaaagttaataagttgtttttattGTATTTGGGTTAGcttaaaagttaataagttgtttttatagtgtttgggttagcttatttaagttgtttttgtgtGTTGAAAAGTTGAGAATGATAAGTTAGTATTTGTAACTTATAACTTATATATTTTGAGAatgaatcccaaacacccccatGGTATCAATAAAGTTATCACTTTccatagagtaaattgccattttagtgtcacactccaaccgatggcggaatcatccgggcgcggcactgagcgaaacagattatccagaagaaatccataacaactaatattaCCAAATATTTTTAAGTTACgccccataccataacatatccagcaaaataattattacagacatagtatctcaaagacaaataaaagttgttccgacaactcatgaATTAATTattttgtttctagactctcctaagCTTGATTTCAAATCATCCAGCAATCCTAGCATCTTAAAcatctgtcacatacgttaaaatagaggtcaatacacatagtgtaaaggtgagcatacaagtttaatagtatataTAGTAGCGAAAGCGAGTTTACGCATAACTAGCGTGTAACACGTAATAATGCGaagcaagtaggttatcgacaatgaaaaatggacagacatgactgcgagttgtagaatgcgcaacacatatcaccactgtgacacgtgaagtaaaacccttaacaacccctgtccacgacaggtgctgagtccaaactatagtactatcgttgctaaggtggcaggcaacaatcactgtgtaaacataacatacaagcattcatcgtgtaacacgtataacatgcaataacggcCAGCgcataaaagtgtttgcgttgtgtgtcgattgtgatttcaAATAGGTAACATATGTagcacccaaaagtgcgtaaagcaaaaagggttcgagtatactcacagatcgtgtttaaaataaacacagtcttggattggattgaagggagtgctggaaagttagcctgattacagaacgatagcataCGCGATGAACAGTGAGTGAAACGGTGTCGCGTGAACTGAATAACGAagggccattcgatcggatgacaatccggacggatggtcatccggtcagATGGCTATTCGGTTGGATTAtcattcgtttgggatggatgtgtttgtgtgtgatgtctttgaagttttcgttgtagcattttaaaatgagagaagtatctctacctttcaagtcgttcgatcgaacggtcatccggATGGATGGTCGTTCAATCGGATGGTGATCCGTTCCAAGTGAGACATTTCACAAAAAAAAGTTCACAgtaggatggtcattcgatcggatggtcgtccaATCTGATGACCATTCGTTTGGTTGTTGACATTTATTGTAAATTGTTTAAGTATTTGAGCCCATAAGTCATCCGATTGGGTTGTCGTTCGAttagatggcaatccgatcggacggcagtccgttcAGCGACCTGATCGTTTGAAACTTACAAAATTTTGTTAAGTCTGAAAAGTTTGCGGTTTGAACGTGTTTAAACAACGGGACCTCCATCAAGTCCAAGTCATCCGATCttatgggaatcaccccattcgatcagttaactgttcatgacagttgttcatgttcaacccgctaAGTCGGTTATCTCGTCGATAAGAATCAGTTCtcagaccgacacttcactagagaatgagtggaaggcctgaatgagctccaattctatcggttttgagtgcaagaGTGTAAAAGGGTTGAAAGAAGTTTAAATcggtttgaaaatgtttagatttaggtgaaatcagtgtttaaacatgttgaaatctcttagatctgagttgttcttggtggaatgaggtcacactttgaagttcatgagaacccatgatgacatcatcctagaacagcccaaatcagccgatttcatggttaaaagttaagatttgatggtgaaaaagatgaaggagtgtgtgtagatcaagaatgtacaagatttgagtcaagaacttacaagaatcgcgaggaatcgagagaaatagaGCCAAAAGTGTGCTGGTCGaacgagagctgtcacatcacatgaacagtgatgtgacaggtgctatttataggtgagagGGTGAGAAAGGCGGTGTGAGTGTGCGGTCGGAGggcaatccaatcggatggtTCGAGTGTGTTGGGTTTCGatgtttcgtttcgtgcgttgggCGTTGTGATGCGGTTAAGCGAGTGTCGATTAAGTGATGCAATAGATTTAAATAATAGCCACACAAATAACATAACCTACATTCAATCAACATAAATAAACTTGCGTTTCCAGTTCGCGATGCGATTGCATTGCGATAGAGATACGATTGTtttttcgattaatcaccacaaacatataatcaaacatgcacaagtaacacatagataacacacacacataaaacaatatccagaacatgCGATTCAGGTTGCGACACGATTGCAATGAGATTAGCGTTAAATAGATTAGCGATAAACTGCGATTATTAgcatttactccacataatagTTAAGCAATGAGTGA
This genomic interval carries:
- the LOC110942208 gene encoding pentatricopeptide repeat-containing protein At1g79080, chloroplastic, giving the protein MAILLNSTPPITNHSKNPQILPQFHHFPAKFRFSRVLLNLTSLASTQTAALASKESVFTLPNWRSGKTDSKTKDYRINDAFLYLEYMFGKGHKPDVYQATQLLYDLCKSKRLRKATKVMEMIVDSGGVPDAASYNFLVSQLCKRGNVGHAMQLVEKMEDHGYPTHTVTYNSLVRGLCMLGNLNQTLLFIDKLVGKGLVPNAFTYSILLEAAYKERGVDEAMRLLDNIVAKGGEPNLVSYNVLLTGLCKENRTDEALSFFRELPSKGFAPNVVTYNILLRSLCREGRWDEANGLLAEMVEAQLSPSLVTYNILISSLAFHGRTDNALKVLNEMSKGEFKPIAATYNPIIARLCEEKKVEDVMRCLDLMTYRGCSPNEGTYNAIAGLCKVGMVQEGFSIINSLSSKQNSSNHDFYKNVISGLCRKGNTFPAFQLLYEMTRYGFTPDSYTYSSLIRGLCLEGLLHEAMEVFSIIEESNCRADIDNFNALILGLCKSQRTDLSLEIYDMMIEKEYMPNETTYTIIVEGIAHEGERELAALVLRELYSRQVIGRSTVDRLLMQYDFEDLTG